From the genome of Gemmatimonadaceae bacterium:
AAGACCAGCGTGCCGGTGCTCCTGATCTGGGGTAAGCAGGATCAGACCGTTCCCATCGCGCTGTCCGAGGTGGTCCGCACGAACGTTCCGTTGGTGGACTTCTTCCCGGTCGATTCGTCCGGACACCTGCCTCATATTGAGCAAGCGGCGATAGTGAACGCCAAGCTCCAGCAGTTCATTACCGCGCAACCACTGCGCGCGCTTCCTGTGCCGTGACCGACACCACTTTCCCTCCCGACCTGCCTGAGCTGAGGCTTCCGATGCGCCGATCGACATTTGTCGTGCTGCTGCTTGCCCTCGTCTGCTGTGTCTTTCCGGAGGCGCTCCAGGCGCAGGCGAAGAAGCAGCGGGGTGACCGTGCCCGCATTACCCGGGATGATCTGGCCGAGGCACCGTCGAGCGTCAATACCGCGTTCGACGCCATTCGCACGATGCGCGCACATTGGCTCACTCCGATGATGGGCCGCACGGCGTCTTCGAACGCCTCAAGCGCTGGCGGTGGCGCCACTGAGGTCGTGGTGTATATCGACGACATCAGACAGCCGTCGACCGAAGACTTGAAGACGGTGAAGGCGGCCACCATCGTCGAAATGAAGTTTCTCGACCAGAATCGTGCCATTCAAATGCGCGGCCCAGGTCATGAACTGGGTGTGATCGAAGTGACCACCATCAATAAGCGAAAGTGACCCCGGAACAGATCGCCGACGCCCTCAGCGCACCGCTCGACGATAGCCGGCTATACATCCGCGAGCCGCTCGCTCCCTACACCACGTTTCGCATCGGGGGGCCGGCGGACGTGTTCTATGAAGCGACATCGGCCGATGACCTCGCGACCGCGGTGACGCAGGCGCGGGCCATTGGGATTCCGTGGTTCGTGCTGGGACTTGGGGCCAACATCCTGGTGGGTGACCAGGGCGTGCGCGGTCTGGTAATCCGCAACCGCGCCGTGGCCCATTCCCTGGGCACCGATGGCCTGCTGTGGTCAGAGAGTGGGGCCGTTGTGCAGGATCTGGTGCTTGAGACCGTGCGTCAGGGATGGTCGGGGCTTGAGCACTATGTGGGCATTCCAAGTACGGTTGGTGGTGCGCTGTGGCAGAACCTGCATTTTCTTTCGCCGGCCCCCGAGCGCGATCGCACCATGTTCATCGCCGAACGATTTGTGTCGTGCGAAATCCTTGGTGAGGACGAGTCGCGTCGCGACGTGGGTGCCGACTACGTGCAATTCGGATACGACGAGTCCGTGTTTCATCATCGTCGCGACGTGGTGTTGTCGGCGCGCTTCCAATTGGAACCGCGTGATCCCGCCGATCTGCACCGCGTGTTGCAGGAAAACCTCTCGTGGCGCGGGTCCCGGCATCCGTGGCTGGCCATTCACCCCAGTGCCGGCTCGATCTTCAAGAAGATCGAGGGCGTGGGGGCGGGCCGACTCATTGATCAGTGCGGGCTGAAGGGCTTTCGCGTGGGTGACGCGCAGATCTCCCACATCCACGCCAATATCCTCGTGAATCTGGGCCAGGCCACGGCGGCGGATGTGCGGGCACTTATTGCGCACGCCCAACGGGCGGTTTTGGAGCGCTTCGGATATCATCTGGAACCGGAAATCGGATTCATCGGCGAGTTCTAGAGCGATTGTGGTCGAAACGGGTATGACGGGTCAGGCGTATATCGATCGAGCGCCCTTCCACCCGAATCTGTCGTTGTGACCCTTCGCCGTCTTGTTCCCTTCCGGTTGCTGCTCGCGCTTTCACTCGTTGCCTCGCCGCACGTAGTGCAGGCGCAGCAGGTCGACGTCATCCGCGGCCGCATCACCGGCCCCGACAACGCCCCGCTGGAAAATGTTACCGTCGTGGTGACCTCCATCTCCGGCAACGTCAATCGCACCGCGCGCAGCGACAAACAGGGGCGCTTCACCGTCACCTTCCCCGGCGGGGATGGCGACTACCTCGTCACCCTCACCGCGCTGGGATACGGACTCAAGCGATTCGAGGTGAAGCGCGCCGCCGACGAGGACATTCTCATCGCCGACGCGAAACTGTCGAAAGTGGGCACGGTGCTCGATGCGCTGA
Proteins encoded in this window:
- the murB gene encoding UDP-N-acetylmuramate dehydrogenase, encoding MTPEQIADALSAPLDDSRLYIREPLAPYTTFRIGGPADVFYEATSADDLATAVTQARAIGIPWFVLGLGANILVGDQGVRGLVIRNRAVAHSLGTDGLLWSESGAVVQDLVLETVRQGWSGLEHYVGIPSTVGGALWQNLHFLSPAPERDRTMFIAERFVSCEILGEDESRRDVGADYVQFGYDESVFHHRRDVVLSARFQLEPRDPADLHRVLQENLSWRGSRHPWLAIHPSAGSIFKKIEGVGAGRLIDQCGLKGFRVGDAQISHIHANILVNLGQATAADVRALIAHAQRAVLERFGYHLEPEIGFIGEF